The sequence below is a genomic window from bacterium 336/3.
ATTTTGTATACCTTATCTTTTTTGCTAATATCATTGCCATTCCAGTGGGTTATCACCTGATAAGTATATGGTTAAGAAACTTCGCATATACAGCTACAATTGAATATCCTATATTTATTATTGCATTTATTCTAACACTTTTTGTAGCTCTTATGCCATTGTTGCTACAAGCTATTTTGAGAGTTTTTGTATCTCCTATTAAGGTTTTACAAGTTTCATAATACTCAAACAATAAAAAAGTGTTTTTAGAGTTTTTGAATAAACTATTTATTTTATGAATGAATCTAATTTATTGCAAGTTGGGCTGGCTCAAATAGCTCCTGTTTGGCTTAATAAACTCAAAACTTTAGAAAAAATAAAAGAAGCAATTATAGAAGCTGCTCACAAAAAATGTGAGTTAGTAGTTTTTGGTGAAGGTTTACTCCCTGGATATCCTTTTTGGCTTGCCCTCACTAATGGAGCAGAATGGAATGCTTCCATACAAAAAGAAATACATGCCCATTATATCCGAAATGCCATCCAAATAGAAACTAATGAACTTTCAGATGTTTGTAAGCTTGCTAAAGAACATAAAATCGCTATTTATTTAGGAATTATTGAAAGAGCTCATAATAGAGGAGGGCATAGTTTGTATTGCTCTTTGGTATATATCAATGAGTTTGGTGAAATAAAATCTGTACATCGAAAATTGCAACCCACTTATGATGAGCGTCTTACATGGTCTCAAGGTGATGGAAATGGGTTGCAGGTACACCCACTCAAACAATTTACAGTAGGAGGGCTAAACTGTTGGGAAAACTGGATGCCTTTACCCCGAACAGCTCTATATGGTCTAGGTGAAAATTTACATATTGCTGTATGGCCTGGGAGCATTCGCAATACACACGATATCACAAGATTTATAGCTAAAGAAGGTCGTTCTTTTGTAGTGTCAGTTTCAGCATTAATGAGAAAAGAAGATTTTCCTTTGGATACACCTCATATTGAAAAAATATTAGAAAATGCTCCTGATATACTCACTGATGGAGGTTCTTGTGTAGCTTCGCCAGATGGTGAATGGGTCTTAGAGCCTGTTGTAAATCAGGAAGGTGTTTTTACAGCAATCTTAGATTTTAATAAAGTGTTAGAAGAAAGACAAAATTTTGATGCTGTGGGGCATTACTCACGTCCTGATGTGACAAAGCTCATTGTAAACCGAGAAAGGCAGGCTATTGTACATTTTACTGAAAATTAAAAACTTATGAATATTCAAACACTTCAAACTTTATTTCGAAGAGATTTAGAAAAACTTAAATCGGAAATAGAACTTTATCAGAATGAGGCTACTATCTGGCTCATAGAACCAAATATTTCAAACTCAGCAGGGAATTTATGTTTGCACTTAATAGGCAATTTGAACCATTTTATTGGGACTATTTTAGGAAAAACAGATTATGTAAGGAATAGAGAATTAGAATTCTCAGAAAAAAATGTGCCTAGAACCAAACTGACTGAACAGATTGAGAAAACCATAGAAGTTGTGGAGCAATCCTTATCAAAAGTGTCCGAAAATCAACTACAAGAAGAGTATCCTTTGGTTGTTTTGGGTAAAGCTACTTCTACACATTATTTTTTGTTTCACTTGATAGCTCATTTATCATATCATTTAGGTCAAATCAATTATCACCGAAGATTACTAGATAAATAGATAAAAAATTTAGTTTTCTGCTACTGGTTATCAATTATATGAAGGAAGGGATTTTACCCACTGAACTTCCTACAAAGCACAAAATACCTGCTTGTGTAGAGATGATGTTAGTGGGTTGTTGTTCTCTATTCCTTTTTTGGTTTATCGGTTCAGCTTCGTTTAATTTTAAAAAACCAATAAAAATACACTGTTACAGTATTTATTGTAACTAGTAACCAAAATAGTGGAAATGTAAAAAAGCTTTCATAGCTACCGCCCTTTGGTATTTCTACAAATGGAACGGTAATTAAAGCATCAAGTATTATAGCCGTAACACTCATAATTGTTCCAGAAATAAGACCATGAACCTTGTTGCCATTTTTGTAGAAAATAGATGCCCCAAATAGTGCAAATGGTATGATGAATATCGCTACAATGAGTGTCTGTTGATTCAATGAATCTTTAATTGTAGGGGTATAACCTAGAACGACGAATGTGATAAAAATAAATAGCCATATTAAGGCTCCTGTTAAAATTGCTCTAAAGTTTTTCATTTTATTTAGTAGTTTTGATTAATAAGAAATACCTGTAATTTTACCTTGATAAGTGGTAGAAGTCAATTGAGTAACTAAGAAATCTGCTACATCTGCCTTTGAAATTTTAAGTTTTAAATTAGTATCTGTATATGGAAAACCATGCTTATAAATGCCAGTAAATGGTCCATTATCCATAGTGGCAGGTCTAATAATTGTCCAGTTTAAATTACTTTTTTTTATCAGACTTTCTTGTACGTGATGCTCTTTCAAGGTTTTCCTTAAAATAAATGGAATGATAAAGTATTTTGTAAAAAATGAAGCATTGTTCAACATCACAGCACTATCTCCAAATCCTAATGATGATTGGCATATCAAACGAGATACACCATTTTCATTCATAGCTTTGATAATATTTTCTGTTCCAACAGACCGCAACTTTCCAGCCTTGAGAGCTGGTGCACCAAGGCAACAAATAACTGCCTCTTGATTTTGCATTGCTGTTTGTAAAGAGGATAGTACCATGACATCACCTTGAATAACTTTTAGATTTGCATGAGAAATTTTAAAATTGTTGGGATTACGAACAAATGCCGTTATATTATGTCCAAGGGCAAGAGCTTGTTTTACAACATATTGCCCAGTACCACCTGTCGCTCCGATAATGAGTAGTTTCATAATAAATTCTTTTTTGAATGAATAATGAAACAAAAATGCAGAGAATCTGGCTTAAGCGATTGTTTTAAAAGAATTATGATTTGTTTGAAAAGAATTGTTGTCTGATTTCATTTGGTCGGACACCAAATTTGTTCTGAAAGGCATTAGAGAATGAACTTAAACTTTCATATCCAACAAACCAAGCCACCTCTTGTACAGTTTCGTTGGTAGTACTCAGCATTTCATAGGCTTTATTGAGACGTTCTTCCTGCAAAAACTTAAAAACAGGAACACCAAAAAGTTCTTTGAAATTTCTTTTGAGTTTGTTGTTATTA
It includes:
- a CDS encoding carbon-nitrogen hydrolase, with amino-acid sequence MNESNLLQVGLAQIAPVWLNKLKTLEKIKEAIIEAAHKKCELVVFGEGLLPGYPFWLALTNGAEWNASIQKEIHAHYIRNAIQIETNELSDVCKLAKEHKIAIYLGIIERAHNRGGHSLYCSLVYINEFGEIKSVHRKLQPTYDERLTWSQGDGNGLQVHPLKQFTVGGLNCWENWMPLPRTALYGLGENLHIAVWPGSIRNTHDITRFIAKEGRSFVVSVSALMRKEDFPLDTPHIEKILENAPDILTDGGSCVASPDGEWVLEPVVNQEGVFTAILDFNKVLEERQNFDAVGHYSRPDVTKLIVNRERQAIVHFTEN
- a CDS encoding DinB superfamily protein, translating into MNIQTLQTLFRRDLEKLKSEIELYQNEATIWLIEPNISNSAGNLCLHLIGNLNHFIGTILGKTDYVRNRELEFSEKNVPRTKLTEQIEKTIEVVEQSLSKVSENQLQEEYPLVVLGKATSTHYFLFHLIAHLSYHLGQINYHRRLLDK
- a CDS encoding epimerase — protein: MKLLIIGATGGTGQYVVKQALALGHNITAFVRNPNNFKISHANLKVIQGDVMVLSSLQTAMQNQEAVICCLGAPALKAGKLRSVGTENIIKAMNENGVSRLICQSSLGFGDSAVMLNNASFFTKYFIIPFILRKTLKEHHVQESLIKKSNLNWTIIRPATMDNGPFTGIYKHGFPYTDTNLKLKISKADVADFLVTQLTSTTYQGKITGISY